Within Thermus sp. CCB_US3_UF1, the genomic segment GGCTCCCGCTCCCCCTTGAAACTGGTGCGGCCCACCAGGATATCCCCAGGCTTCACCTCGGCGCCGATGCGCACCACCCCCTCCTCGTCCAGGTCGCGCAGGGCGGCCTCGGAGAGGTGGGGGATGTCCCGGGTGATGCGCTCCGGCCCCAGCTTGGTGTCCCGGGCCTCGATCTCGTAGCGCTCAATGTGGATGGAGGTGTAGAAGTCCCGCTTGAGGAGCTCCTCGCTGATGACGATGGCGTCCTCAAAGTTATACCCGTCAAAGGGCATGATGGCCACCAGGACGTTCTGCCCCAGGGCCAAAAAGCCCCCCTCGGAGGCGGGCCCGTCCGCCAGGAGGTCCCCTTTCCGCACCCGCTGGCCCACGGTCACCCGGGGGCGCTGGTCCAAGGCGGTGCCCTGGTTGGAGCGCACGTAGCGCCGCAAGGGGTGTTCCACCAGGCGGCCATCCTCGTAGCGCACGGCGATGCGCCGCCCGTCCACCCCCACCACCTCCCCGTCCTCCTCGGCGTAGACCGCGGCCAGGGAGTCCCGGACCACCCGCTCCTCCAGCCCGGTCATCACCACCGGGGCCTGGGCCCGGATGAGGGGCACGGCCTGGGTCTGCATGTTGGAGCCCATCAGGGCCCGGTTGGCGTCGTCATGCTCCAGGAAGGGGATCAGGTTGGTGTTCACGGAGAAGACCTGCTTGGGGGAGACGTCCATGAACTCCACCTCGTCGGGGCTCACGATGACCGGCTCCCCCTTGCGCCGGGCCACCACCCGGTCGGTGGCGATCCGGTCCCCTTCCAGGGGGGTGTTGGCCTGGGCGATGGTGTAGCGGTCCTCCTCCGTGGCCGTCATGTAGACCACTTCCTCCGTGACCACCCCGTTCGCCACCCGGCGGTAGGGGGTGCGGATGAAGCCCAAGGCGTCCACCCGGGCGTAGGCAGCCAGGGAGGTGATGAGGCCGATGTTGGCCCCTTCCGGGGTTTCCACCGGGCAGATGCGGCCGTAGTGGGTGCGGTGGACGTCGCGCACGTCAAACCCCGCCCGCTCCCGGGTAAGGCCCCCGGGGCCCAGGGCGGAGATGCGCCGCTTGTGGCGCAGGGAGGAGAGGGGGTTGGTCTCGTCCTTGAACTGGGAGAGCTGGCTACGGCCGAAGAACTCGCGGATGGCGGCCTCGAGGGGCCGGTTGTTCACCAGCTTGGCGGGGGTCAGGGTGTCGGAGGCCCCCATGACCATCCGCTCCCGCACCCCGCGGGCCAGGCGGGAAAGCCCCACCCGGAACTGGTCGGCCATGAGCTCCCCCACGGTGCGGATGCGGCGGTTGCCCAGGTGGTCGATGTCGTCCACCTCGTGGCCCGGAACCCCGGCCATGAGGGCGAAGAGGTAACGCAGGGTGGGGAGGAAGACCTCGTCCTTGAACTCCCCCTCCTCAAAGCGCACCAGGGTACGGCCAGAAAGGGCGATGCCCAGCTTCTCCTCCGCCTTGTAGCGGCCAGCCTCCCCCAGGTCGTAGCGCTTGGGGTCGGCTAGAAGGCCGAAGAGGTAGGCCAGGGCCTTGTCCTTCTTGGGCGGGTCCCCGGGGCGCAGCAGGGTGAAGAGGCGGACCAGGGCCTCCTCGGGGCGCATGGCCAGCACCGCCTCGTCCAGAAGCCCCCCCACCAGGTCCCCGTAGGCCCCAAGCTCCCGGGAGAGGGTTTCGGCATCGTAGCCCAGGACCCGGAGGAGGAGGATGAGGGGGAACTTCCGCTTGTTGACCTTCATGGAGACGGTGCCGTTGGGCTCCACCTCCAGGTCAATCCAAGGCCCCCGCTTGGGCAGGGGGATGATGCTGGCCACGTAGCGGCCGGCGCGGGCAGGATCGGGGGTGAAGTACACCCCCGGGGAGCGGTGGATCTGGGAGACGATGACCCGGTCAGCCCCGTTGATGATGAAGGAGCCGTCCTCGGTCATCAAGGGGATGTGGCCCAGGAAGACCTCGTCCTCCTTGATGAGGCCGCTATCCTTGTGGATGAGCTGGAGCCGGGCATAAAGGGGCGCTTGGTAGGTGAGGTCCTTTTCCCGGCACTCGTCCTGGGAAAAGGGAGGGTCGCCAATGCGGTACTCCAAGAAGTCCAGCACCAAGCCCCCCTTGCCCTTATCCCCCTCCTCCACGGGGAAGGTCTCCCTGAAAGCCGCCTGGATGCCGATGTTTTCCCGCTTTTCTGGGGGAACATCGGCCTGCAGGGCCTTCTTGTAGGATTCCACCTGGATTTCCGTCAGGGGGGGAAGGGGAATGACCTCTCGGATGCGACCGAACCGCTTAATCTCCATGCGTCACCTCAAACGGGGAAGCGGGCCGCCCGAGGTAAGCTAACAGGGTTCTCCCACAGGGCGCGGACCCTGTGGTGGCTGGCTCTTACCGTGCTCCCTTGGCCCGACCAAAGAGCACAA encodes:
- a CDS encoding DNA-directed RNA polymerase subunit beta, translating into MEIKRFGRIREVIPLPPLTEIQVESYKKALQADVPPEKRENIGIQAAFRETFPVEEGDKGKGGLVLDFLEYRIGDPPFSQDECREKDLTYQAPLYARLQLIHKDSGLIKEDEVFLGHIPLMTEDGSFIINGADRVIVSQIHRSPGVYFTPDPARAGRYVASIIPLPKRGPWIDLEVEPNGTVSMKVNKRKFPLILLLRVLGYDAETLSRELGAYGDLVGGLLDEAVLAMRPEEALVRLFTLLRPGDPPKKDKALAYLFGLLADPKRYDLGEAGRYKAEEKLGIALSGRTLVRFEEGEFKDEVFLPTLRYLFALMAGVPGHEVDDIDHLGNRRIRTVGELMADQFRVGLSRLARGVRERMVMGASDTLTPAKLVNNRPLEAAIREFFGRSQLSQFKDETNPLSSLRHKRRISALGPGGLTRERAGFDVRDVHRTHYGRICPVETPEGANIGLITSLAAYARVDALGFIRTPYRRVANGVVTEEVVYMTATEEDRYTIAQANTPLEGDRIATDRVVARRKGEPVIVSPDEVEFMDVSPKQVFSVNTNLIPFLEHDDANRALMGSNMQTQAVPLIRAQAPVVMTGLEERVVRDSLAAVYAEEDGEVVGVDGRRIAVRYEDGRLVEHPLRRYVRSNQGTALDQRPRVTVGQRVRKGDLLADGPASEGGFLALGQNVLVAIMPFDGYNFEDAIVISEELLKRDFYTSIHIERYEIEARDTKLGPERITRDIPHLSEAALRDLDEEGVVRIGAEVKPGDILVGRTSFKGEREPSPEERLLRSIFGEKAQDVKDTSLRVPPGEGGIVVGTLRLRRGDPGVELKPGVREVVRVYVAQKRKLQVGDKLANRHGNKGVVAKILPVEDMPHLPDGTPVDVILNPLGVPSRMNLGQILETHLGLAGFFLGQRYISPVFDGATEPEIKALLAEAFDLYFGKRRAEGFGVDKRELEVLARAEKLGLVSPGKSPEEQLRELFTQGKVVLYDGRSGEPIEGPIAVGQMFIMKLYHMVEDKMHARSTGPYSLITQQPLGGKAQFGGQRFGEMEVWALEAYGAAHTLQEMLTLKSDDIEGRNAAYEAIIKGEDVPEPSVPESFRVLVKELQALALDVQTLDERDNPVDIFEGLASKR